The sequence below is a genomic window from Nostoc flagelliforme CCNUN1.
CTTTGACGATCCAAAACTCCACACTGACTGCCGAGACATTATTCGTAACCCAGATCATCGCATTCTTGTCAGCAGTGCTTCTGCTTGGGAAATTGCCACCAAATTCCGCATGGGTAAACTACCCGAAGCCAAACAACTTGTTGAGCAATATTCACAGATATTGCATCAGGCTAAATTTATCGAACTTGCCATCACCACAGCCCATGCGCTCAGAGCAGGAGGTCTACCGATTGCCGCGATCCTTTTGATCGCATGATCATGGCTCAGGCTGAACTCGAAAGTTTACTTGTCATCACTTACGACAAAGCCTTCCAGACTGGACTTATTCAGGTAATTCCTGACCTCAAGTAAAGCAAAGTATCGCCAAACCCAGTTAGCCGAGGCTAAATTGCAACAAGGCGATCGCACTGGTGCAGCTACGATGTTACAAACGGCTGCCTTAGTATTTAGCAAACAAAAATGACTCACCCTCAAGATATGGATGAACGTGTTCTTTAACAATATACGGCACGCTTTCCGAAATCCACTTATGCTCTTGCGGATTATTTACATGAAAAGAAAATACTTCAATCAGCGCCATAATAAAGAAACCTTCTGTAATCTGTAAGTAATGTTCAGGCAGCTTACGGATAGTTTGATAGCCTTCAAAAAAGGAAGGTCTGACAATGGGAAGTAAATATTGAAGCGAACTTGCAATATCGTAAAGATAGTATCCAAAGCCACAGCGAGCAAAATCGATTGGACGTAATTCGTCGTTGTGCAATAAATAGTTGCCCTCATGAAGATCAGCGTGAATCAGCCCCCAGATATTTTGTGTCTGACTCAGTGTTTCTATCATTCCTTGAACTTGGTAAGTCGCTACTTTGAGGGTTTCGTAATCTTCTGTTGAAATCAATTGTTGTAATACTGCTGGATAAAGTGCCGAAAGTGCTGCTTGCAGGCGATTCTTGTCGTATGCTGGGCGAACAAAGTTTTCTGGCAGTTGCCACTGACTACTATGCTGGTGCAATCGAGCTAGCAACAAACCAAGTTGGTAAGCCTGTTCTGGAGTTCGTTGTCCGTTGAGGTTGTTGCCATCAATCCAATGCAGCAGTGAGCAATAAAACATTTCTCCGGTTTCATCAGCCAAAACTTGAGTGAGCCATCTATCTTGTAGATTTTTTAATGGCTTCTGCACAACAACCTCTGTACTATGACGCAAGGCAGTAAGCCACAGAAGTTCTGACTCAATCACCTGTGGTCTTTGCCATACATCGCCTTGGAGCATAGATTTTGGTTGATGAATACGGAGAAGAAATTTTTCTGATTGTGTTTTTATACAGAAGGTTACGCTTCCACTATGACCTAAAAAATAACGCTCTCCTTCAGCCATACCATATTGGGCAAGGGCAGCTTTTGCTATGTAGTCATAGATGTTATCCTGCATTTTTCTATAACGTCTTGGTTGGTATACATAGTCTAAGTCCCACCGATTAGCTTGCGATTGCGCCCTCACCGATAACCTAAGCGGCAAAACTAGTTTTTAGACGGAATTGTTCTGGATATCCACCTTATCAACCAATCGCAAGCTTTCGACTCAACGATACACCAAAATGAATCAGTAAATTACTAAAATGAGTAAGCGATATACTTTTTAGCTTGCGGAAAACACTAAAATAAGTAAGCAATAAGCCTTTTTAGTTGCTAAATCTACCGAAATGAGAAAGCAATCAGGCATTTTGAGTAAGCAATAAGCCTTTTTGCTTGCTGAATCTACTGAAATGAGAAAGCAAACTGGGGTTTGAGAAAGTAATCAAGCATGTTGAGAAAGCAATATGCCTTTTTGCTTATTGAATATGAAGTTTTGAGAAAGCAACAGGCCTTTTTGCTGATTAAATTTGAATTTAAGTTAAATATACGCATGCTGAGGGCGTAGCGATCGCCAAGAAAAGTTGCTCAAGCAACTAGGCATTCCACCACAGTGTACTAGTAAAATTTTGCTAAAAGTGCTAGAGGTAAATGGTTGGTAGCTGGAGAAGTACACATGAAAACCACTGGTATTCATCATGTAGCTATTATTTGTTCTAACTACGATCGCTCCAAAAAATTTTATGTAGAAGTTTTAGGCTTTCCGATTATTCAAGAGACTTTTCGCGCCGCAAGAAATTCTTATAAATTAGATTTAAAAGTTGCAGAAAATACTCAAATAGAGCTATTCTCTTTCCCAAATCCTCCAGAACGGGCTAGTAAACCAGAGTCTTGTGGTTTAAGACATATTGCTTTTCAAGTTGATGATGTTGAGCAAACTGTTTTTTATTTAAAATCAAAAGGGTTAGAGGTAGAAAATATCAGAGTTGATGAAATTACAGGTAAGAAATTTACTTTCTTTAAAGACCCAGATAATTTACCATTAGAAATTTATGAGCGTTAAAATTAGTACTGACGGGCGAACTTCTCATCACTATAGATAGTGAAGCGATCGCCAAGCGCGTAATTACGGTTGATTGCTGCCAAAATTGAGATATTATGCGCGAGTCAGTAATTTCTCAAGATATTTTAGACGAAGGCAAAGCTGAAGCTTTATTTGAAGTTGCAAGAAAAGAAATCTATTTAATACTGGTATGCCATTAGAACAAATTGGCAAAGTCACAGGGTTATCAATTGAGCAGTTACAGTATTTACAGGTAACTGAGTCTGATGAGTCCAAATAAATAATCGGTGCAGGTTGACTGCACCGATGGCTGCGCCGACGCTGCGCGTACGCACAATTTATATTTAATTGCACCGGACATTTCCCTCACGCCAATGCTGAAGCTTGGGGTTTGGCAAAAATCATTCTTCCTGCTGTAGTTTGTAAAGCACTGGTGACTACTACTCGCAGTTCACCACCCACATAACTGCTACCTTCTTCAACGACTACCATTGTGCCGTCGTCTAGATAGCCAATGCCTTGACTAGGTTCTTTGCCTTCCTTGAGAATTTTCAAATCCAGGTTGTCGCCAGGTAAATAACTGGGACGGACGGCGTTCACTAAATCATTCACATTCAAAACAGGTACTTTCTGAACACTGGCGACTTTAGACAAGTTGTAGTCGTTAGTTAACAATGTACCGCTAATTTCTTGGGCAAAGCGCACTAACTTCGCATCAACTGTGGGAATATCTTCGTAGTCAATTGTATTAATCACGATGCGATCGGGATATTGTTCTTTAATGCGGTTGAGAATTTCTAGCCCTCGTCTTCCCCGCACCCGCTTTTGGTCTTTGCTAGCATCCGCTACTTGTTGGAGTTCTTGCAAGACAAACTGCGGTACAAGAATTTGCCCTTCTAAAAACCCTGTTTCTAGTAACGCTTCAATGCGACCATCAATAATACAGCTAGTATCTAAAACTTTGGTATTGGCGGGTTTTAATGTTCCTTCCACTACCATCGATTCAACGGTGTTGGGATTAATGAACCGCAATAAGCCTCGCCCGTGGGTGTCTGCCAAATTCATGCCAGTGACGGAGAGGATAATGCTGCCGACAACTGCCACCAGTGGCTTAATAAATCCAAAATCCGCCGGGATGGGTAACAAAAATAGTGGGGCTAGCATCAGGTTAGCTAGTAATAGCCCAATCACTAAGCCGATCGCACGAGTTAAGATCATTTCCAGAGGCATTTCTTTGATTTGTGATTCTAGGCGACGATATGTCGTCTGGAAACTCAGCCCGATCGCACCACCTATAATAGCGGCAAAGACGGCAACAACTAAGCGTAAGGCTTCAAGATTTGTTACCTGATCTAGTGTGCCATTGGGTAGTAGTTCAATGCTGTAGAACCCTATTCCCGACGCTGCCAGGATGAATGAAAAAATAATAATGGCGTCAAG
It includes:
- a CDS encoding phosphotransferase enzyme family protein; this encodes MQDNIYDYIAKAALAQYGMAEGERYFLGHSGSVTFCIKTQSEKFLLRIHQPKSMLQGDVWQRPQVIESELLWLTALRHSTEVVVQKPLKNLQDRWLTQVLADETGEMFYCSLLHWIDGNNLNGQRTPEQAYQLGLLLARLHQHSSQWQLPENFVRPAYDKNRLQAALSALYPAVLQQLISTEDYETLKVATYQVQGMIETLSQTQNIWGLIHADLHEGNYLLHNDELRPIDFARCGFGYYLYDIASSLQYLLPIVRPSFFEGYQTIRKLPEHYLQITEGFFIMALIEVFSFHVNNPQEHKWISESVPYIVKEHVHPYLEGESFLFAKY
- a CDS encoding type II toxin-antitoxin system VapC family toxin, giving the protein MGISYLIDTHILLWWLFDDPKLHTDCRDIIRNPDHRILVSSASAWEIATKFRMGKLPEAKQLVEQYSQILHQAKFIELAITTAHALRAGGLPIAAILLIA
- the gloA2 gene encoding SMU1112c/YaeR family gloxylase I-like metalloprotein, yielding MKTTGIHHVAIICSNYDRSKKFYVEVLGFPIIQETFRAARNSYKLDLKVAENTQIELFSFPNPPERASKPESCGLRHIAFQVDDVEQTVFYLKSKGLEVENIRVDEITGKKFTFFKDPDNLPLEIYER
- a CDS encoding PIN/TRAM domain-containing protein encodes the protein MLDAIIIFSFILAASGIGFYSIELLPNGTLDQVTNLEALRLVVAVFAAIIGGAIGLSFQTTYRRLESQIKEMPLEMILTRAIGLVIGLLLANLMLAPLFLLPIPADFGFIKPLVAVVGSIILSVTGMNLADTHGRGLLRFINPNTVESMVVEGTLKPANTKVLDTSCIIDGRIEALLETGFLEGQILVPQFVLQELQQVADASKDQKRVRGRRGLEILNRIKEQYPDRIVINTIDYEDIPTVDAKLVRFAQEISGTLLTNDYNLSKVASVQKVPVLNVNDLVNAVRPSYLPGDNLDLKILKEGKEPSQGIGYLDDGTMVVVEEGSSYVGGELRVVVTSALQTTAGRMIFAKPQASALA